A genomic segment from Paenibacillus sp. FSL K6-1096 encodes:
- a CDS encoding PTS glucose transporter subunit IIA: MFSRWKSKKEEKHAAAALAVIAPVSGQAVPLSEVPDETFAGGHMGKGIAIEPVEGRLIAPFDGSVAHVVRTNHALILEHASGLQLLMHIGIDTVGLKGEGFTSHIAGGDAVKAGQTLITFDLESIRSAGYRTVIPVIVTGSGEDTPEVECHYGAVSAGESRILTVASRQ, translated from the coding sequence ATGTTCTCAAGATGGAAATCCAAAAAGGAAGAGAAACATGCTGCTGCCGCCTTGGCGGTAATTGCCCCTGTCAGCGGGCAAGCGGTTCCATTATCGGAAGTGCCGGATGAGACGTTTGCCGGTGGGCATATGGGCAAGGGTATCGCCATAGAACCTGTAGAGGGGAGATTAATCGCTCCGTTTGACGGAAGTGTAGCACATGTGGTCCGTACGAATCATGCGCTGATCCTGGAGCATGCTTCGGGCCTGCAGCTGCTGATGCATATCGGCATTGATACCGTTGGGCTGAAAGGGGAGGGCTTCACCAGCCATATTGCCGGCGGGGATGCCGTGAAGGCAGGCCAGACGCTGATTACATTCGATCTGGAATCGATCCGCAGCGCCGGTTACCGGACCGTTATTCCGGTGATCGTGACCGGCAGCGGGGAGGACACCCCGGAGGTAGAGTGCCATTACGGTGCGGTCTCCGCAGGAGAGAGCCGGATTCTTACAGTGGCTTCAAGGCAATAA
- a CDS encoding general stress protein, translated as MADKIIGVFDTEQEATRAIESLQAQGIKSDEISVITRDRDEQKSISEDTGTMAPEGVATGAATGGVVGGVAGLLAGIGALAIPGIGPILAAGPIAATLTGAAVGVGAGGLVGGLIGLGIPEDEAREYEGYIDSGKILVLVDDNGRGRDIHTIFSGNRSLNAGRYNSLYPLGETLTPGGTVQDNRNRTSNNTDADLYNPR; from the coding sequence GTGGCTGACAAAATTATTGGTGTTTTTGACACAGAACAAGAAGCGACCAGAGCAATTGAAAGTTTGCAGGCTCAAGGGATTAAGAGTGATGAGATATCGGTAATTACACGTGACCGGGATGAGCAGAAGAGCATCTCCGAAGATACAGGAACAATGGCGCCGGAAGGCGTGGCAACAGGTGCAGCTACAGGCGGAGTTGTCGGCGGAGTGGCCGGACTGCTGGCCGGCATTGGCGCGCTGGCGATTCCGGGAATCGGCCCGATTCTGGCAGCCGGTCCGATTGCGGCCACACTGACAGGGGCGGCGGTTGGAGTAGGCGCAGGCGGTCTGGTCGGCGGTCTGATCGGCCTAGGCATCCCTGAGGATGAGGCCCGCGAATACGAAGGCTACATCGACAGCGGCAAAATCCTCGTCCTGGTCGATGACAACGGCCGCGGCAGGGATATCCATACGATCTTCAGCGGCAACCGTTCGCTCAATGCCGGCCGTTACAACAGCCTTTACCCGCTGGGTGAAACATTAACTCCCGGAGGGACGGTGCAGGATAACAGAAACCGGACAAGCAACAATACGGATGCAGATCTCTACAATCCGCGATAA
- a CDS encoding stalk domain-containing protein, with protein MTMRREAGPGIRRIWMAALWLGIALLLIVSAGKAEASPAAGKTIEVNLDDKTLSFEKAPLLDNGTTLVPFRPLFEAMGLKVGWEPAQQKVTGTKEGLTIVMTIGSKTASVNGKNVQLMQAPKIVDSYTMVPLRFIGESTQALVAWNPYKPQVLVYTDPYLTGKGLTKATAKAEIDKKIAEFKKIYDEQVASNPPQPKPPAPGTVPSAPAGDGSYKPAASDQVNLSQLQGMYYGFSPDYDGYECGGMCWNIITFLPGNKVLVDAPPQGGPETINCSRDGCQTYTIQNGKLKLSGGESYDIAVKSGKLYIDDVELGRVKTVKSGLTLSGTYVHRGFQGLAGISAGSTSWERTLVLNTNGTFTGDNLMLGSVQGGAPTTGGAGGSDSGSYKISGNTIVFAFSDGKVSSSLFFQHDDGSIQIGDENYDKE; from the coding sequence ATGACTATGAGGCGGGAGGCCGGACCCGGAATCCGGCGGATATGGATGGCTGCACTATGGCTGGGAATAGCCCTGTTATTGATTGTGTCAGCGGGCAAGGCGGAGGCTTCGCCTGCGGCAGGCAAAACGATCGAAGTTAACCTGGATGATAAAACGTTGTCTTTTGAAAAAGCCCCGCTATTGGATAACGGTACAACGCTGGTGCCTTTCCGCCCTCTGTTCGAGGCCATGGGCCTTAAGGTAGGCTGGGAGCCTGCACAGCAGAAGGTAACCGGTACCAAGGAAGGCCTGACGATCGTCATGACCATAGGCAGCAAGACCGCTTCTGTTAACGGAAAGAATGTTCAACTGATGCAGGCGCCTAAGATTGTTGACAGCTATACCATGGTTCCGCTCCGGTTCATCGGGGAATCCACTCAGGCACTGGTAGCGTGGAATCCATATAAGCCGCAAGTTCTCGTCTACACTGACCCGTATTTGACCGGTAAAGGACTGACCAAAGCAACGGCTAAGGCAGAGATTGACAAGAAAATCGCCGAATTCAAAAAGATCTATGATGAGCAGGTGGCCAGCAATCCGCCGCAGCCTAAGCCGCCAGCGCCGGGTACGGTGCCAAGTGCGCCTGCCGGAGACGGCTCCTATAAACCGGCCGCTTCGGACCAGGTGAACCTCAGTCAGCTGCAAGGGATGTACTATGGCTTCAGCCCGGATTACGACGGGTATGAGTGCGGGGGGATGTGCTGGAATATCATCACCTTCCTGCCCGGGAACAAAGTGCTGGTAGACGCTCCGCCGCAAGGCGGGCCGGAGACGATCAACTGCTCACGGGATGGCTGCCAGACCTACACGATTCAGAACGGCAAGCTGAAGCTGAGCGGCGGCGAGTCCTATGACATTGCGGTGAAATCCGGCAAGCTGTATATCGATGATGTTGAATTAGGCCGGGTCAAGACGGTCAAAAGCGGGCTGACGCTAAGCGGAACTTATGTGCACCGCGGCTTCCAGGGACTGGCGGGCATCTCGGCCGGATCAACCTCATGGGAGCGGACACTGGTTCTGAACACCAACGGAACCTTCACCGGTGACAATCTGATGCTTGGCAGCGTGCAGGGAGGCGCACCCACCACGGGCGGGGCCGGCGGTTCTGATAGCGGCTCATACAAGATCAGCGGCAATACTATTGTTTTTGCCTTCAGTGACGGTAAGGTATCCAGCTCATTATTCTTCCAGCATGATGACGGAAGCATTCAGATCGGTGATGAAAATTATGATAAGGAATAG
- a CDS encoding PTS transporter subunit EIIC, protein MLAFLQKLGKSLMLPVATLPAAAILQGFGLLNYEKDLHLGSTVGGFLNQYVAPFLNAGAGAIFGNLALIFAVGVAIGFAGDAVAALSALIAYMVLTKVLLIVPGTFGFIGDDVVLDMGVLGGIFAGAWAAFLYKKYHNIKLPDWLGFFAGKRFVPIVTAASTMVLSIFIGMIWSPVQDVISEFGNWVVSLGAIGSFVFGTANRLLVPIGLHHVINTIAWFQLGDFTNAAGEVIHGDVWRFLAGDKSAGMFTTGFFPIMMFALPGAALAFIHTAKPEKKKMVASIFIGSAIASILTGITEPLEFSFMFVAPLLYLVHALLTGVSMAVMYLLDVRLGFSFSAGLIDYLTNLKLSTNAWILFPVGIAFFLLYYVLFRFVITKFNLKTPGREDDVDDEAIDLSKGGASVSGSSRAAKILENIGGPENIRSIDACITRLRLNVADEKAVKDAALKQLGASGVMRLGQGAVQIVFGPQSEQIKDEIKKLM, encoded by the coding sequence ATGTTAGCTTTTCTGCAAAAGCTCGGTAAATCGTTGATGCTTCCGGTAGCCACCTTGCCGGCGGCAGCCATTCTGCAAGGGTTCGGACTTCTTAATTATGAAAAGGATTTGCATCTGGGCAGCACGGTAGGCGGATTCCTGAACCAGTATGTCGCTCCTTTCTTGAATGCAGGTGCCGGCGCAATCTTTGGCAATCTGGCCTTGATTTTTGCTGTAGGTGTTGCCATCGGCTTTGCCGGAGATGCGGTAGCTGCACTGTCGGCACTTATTGCTTATATGGTTCTTACCAAAGTATTGCTGATCGTTCCCGGGACCTTCGGCTTCATTGGTGACGATGTAGTGCTGGATATGGGCGTGCTTGGGGGGATCTTTGCCGGAGCATGGGCAGCGTTCCTGTACAAGAAGTATCACAATATTAAACTGCCTGATTGGCTGGGCTTCTTCGCAGGTAAACGCTTCGTTCCAATTGTTACCGCAGCTTCGACAATGGTGCTGTCGATCTTCATCGGGATGATCTGGAGCCCGGTTCAGGATGTAATCAGCGAATTCGGCAACTGGGTAGTAAGTCTTGGCGCGATTGGTTCTTTCGTGTTCGGTACCGCCAACCGCCTGCTTGTTCCGATTGGTCTTCACCATGTAATCAACACCATTGCGTGGTTCCAACTCGGTGACTTTACCAATGCAGCCGGTGAAGTCATCCATGGTGACGTCTGGCGTTTCCTGGCCGGTGATAAGAGCGCCGGGATGTTCACAACCGGGTTCTTCCCGATCATGATGTTCGCTTTGCCGGGAGCGGCGCTTGCTTTCATTCACACCGCCAAGCCGGAAAAGAAAAAGATGGTAGCGTCCATCTTCATAGGATCTGCGATTGCATCGATTCTGACGGGGATTACTGAACCGCTGGAATTCTCGTTTATGTTTGTAGCACCGCTTCTGTATCTGGTTCATGCGCTTCTGACTGGCGTGTCGATGGCAGTGATGTACCTGCTGGATGTAAGGCTAGGCTTCAGTTTCTCCGCAGGTCTGATTGACTACCTGACCAATCTCAAGCTTTCCACAAATGCATGGATTCTGTTCCCTGTCGGGATTGCATTCTTCCTGCTGTATTATGTATTATTCCGGTTTGTAATTACGAAGTTCAACCTCAAAACACCCGGCCGTGAGGACGATGTTGACGATGAAGCCATTGACCTCTCCAAAGGCGGAGCCTCCGTATCCGGTTCCTCCAGAGCGGCGAAGATCCTGGAGAACATCGGCGGGCCGGAGAATATCCGCAGCATCGATGCCTGCATTACCCGCCTGCGCCTGAACGTGGCTGATGAGAAGGCGGTGAAGGACGCAGCCCTTAAGCAGCTTGGTGCCTCCGGTGTCATGCGGCTCGGTCAGGGCGCGGTACAGATCGTCTTCGGACCCCAGTCCGAGCAGATTAAGGATGAGATTAAGAAGCTGATGTAG
- a CDS encoding sigma-70 family RNA polymerase sigma factor produces MTIPESDHFKLIFYEHYPSVRRKLAALVRDESAADDLAQEVFLRLYRNPPDDPAALGAWLHRVLTRIGYDYLNKKVREQRLINKQELMYDPQAAAPTGEEVVLSKLDQEDVRSWLEDLPERDRQALLLKYSGYSYAEIAGELGVKPPVVGTLLSRATAKLKHHAVKSIPQD; encoded by the coding sequence ATGACTATTCCGGAATCAGACCATTTCAAACTGATTTTTTATGAGCATTACCCGAGTGTGCGCCGCAAGCTGGCGGCACTGGTGCGGGACGAGAGTGCGGCCGATGATCTGGCCCAGGAGGTCTTTCTCAGACTGTACCGGAATCCGCCGGATGATCCGGCAGCGCTTGGAGCCTGGCTTCACCGGGTGCTTACACGGATCGGATACGATTATCTGAATAAAAAAGTGAGAGAGCAGCGTCTGATCAACAAGCAGGAGCTGATGTATGATCCGCAGGCGGCTGCACCTACAGGGGAAGAGGTTGTCCTGAGCAAGCTCGATCAGGAGGATGTGCGGAGCTGGCTGGAGGATCTGCCTGAACGGGACCGGCAGGCGCTCTTGCTGAAGTACTCAGGCTACAGCTACGCTGAGATCGCAGGCGAGCTGGGCGTGAAGCCGCCGGTGGTCGGAACACTGCTGAGCCGGGCAACAGCTAAACTGAAGCATCATGCGGTGAAATCCATTCCGCAAGACTAA
- a CDS encoding CHASE3 domain-containing protein, translating into MPEKQPWSLKIRGKIALGYMIILVMLGLFLVIVSSRITSLEKETVFLSDHDIEVHELTYQIEKNVLDMETGQRGYVLTGDEAYLEPYNDGMVQWRINAAKLNSLITDNPDQVRNLNTITANIEKWIEVAGQHVVELKKNGHSAAVSAFFRNDTGKSVIDTIRSQSDYFRDIERTLTNERISSLKDSNHKLLITMYILWGLVVLLALLITYLISASIVGPLHSVIQAINGIASGGNRADRIQVRTRDEVYDLGTATNGLLDSVQREQWMSDQLTAMSIALQETTDLPSLCKVFVNRLSVMLEMQYAAIFVINREEAFERIYSYAGTGNNGDSSGPEVIEPGEGLVGQCALDQRLNIVKALPEDYISIHSGLGRAAPKFAVIAPIVFENKTVAVLEIAALTHWAAYHYKLLNELLTMMGVTVNSVMTRMEIQRLLQDSQIINEELQVQSEELQSQSEEMQMQTEELQSQTRELIAVNKELENQKAVAENAAIELERYNEQLEQSSRYKTEFLANMSHELRTPLNSMLILSQLLTENRNNTLTEEEQGYASVIYNSGSDLLNMINDILDLSKVEAGKMHVEMDAVNLTELPALLKGYFSKVAEAQNVAFSVSLGKEVPDLFYTDELRLHQILRNLLSNAFKFTEQGLVSVEIRKLDSYTDHSVTVQGPVLAFAVRDTGIGISPENRALIFEAFRQADGTTARKYGGTGLGLSISLQLARLLGGHIALESEEGRGSTFTLYLPCREGEHEEEGPAPQLTEEMQTGSEPEGEPAGSEDTLSGKEYDKLHGRTVLIVDDDMRNIYALRQGLALYGMNILTAQTGYECLQMVREQPDLDIVLLDIMMPNLDGYDTLSIIREELRLTELPIIAVSAKTMKEDRERCLSAGATDFISKPVLLQDVITRLCRWMPERRN; encoded by the coding sequence TTGCCGGAGAAGCAACCGTGGAGCTTGAAGATCCGTGGCAAGATTGCTTTGGGATACATGATTATACTAGTGATGCTGGGGCTGTTCCTGGTGATCGTCTCCAGCAGAATTACCAGCCTTGAGAAGGAAACGGTGTTCCTGAGCGACCACGATATCGAAGTTCATGAACTGACCTACCAGATTGAGAAAAATGTACTCGACATGGAGACCGGACAGCGGGGCTACGTCCTCACCGGCGATGAAGCGTACCTGGAGCCTTATAATGACGGGATGGTGCAATGGCGGATCAACGCTGCGAAGCTGAACAGCCTGATTACCGATAATCCGGATCAGGTCCGTAACCTGAACACCATTACCGCTAATATCGAGAAGTGGATTGAAGTGGCCGGGCAGCATGTCGTAGAGCTGAAGAAGAACGGCCATAGTGCAGCTGTAAGTGCTTTTTTTCGCAATGATACCGGTAAAAGCGTGATCGACACGATCCGCTCCCAGTCCGATTACTTCCGGGACATCGAACGCACGCTCACCAATGAGCGGATCAGCAGTCTGAAGGACAGCAATCATAAACTGTTAATTACGATGTACATTCTCTGGGGACTGGTAGTCCTGCTGGCGCTGCTGATTACCTATCTGATCTCGGCCAGCATTGTCGGCCCGCTGCACAGTGTCATTCAGGCCATTAATGGTATCGCCTCGGGCGGTAACCGCGCAGACCGTATCCAGGTAAGAACCCGGGATGAGGTCTATGACCTGGGAACTGCGACGAACGGCCTGCTTGACAGCGTGCAGAGAGAGCAATGGATGAGTGACCAGCTGACCGCCATGTCGATAGCCCTTCAGGAGACAACGGATTTGCCTTCGCTCTGCAAGGTATTTGTGAATCGTCTCTCGGTCATGCTGGAAATGCAGTATGCCGCCATCTTCGTAATTAACAGGGAAGAAGCGTTCGAGCGGATCTACAGCTATGCCGGAACCGGAAATAACGGAGATAGCAGCGGTCCGGAAGTGATAGAGCCGGGAGAAGGGCTGGTCGGACAATGTGCCCTGGACCAGCGGTTGAACATTGTGAAGGCATTGCCGGAAGATTACATATCGATTCATTCAGGACTGGGCAGAGCTGCGCCGAAGTTTGCGGTGATTGCCCCGATCGTTTTTGAGAATAAGACGGTTGCGGTGTTGGAAATTGCTGCGCTCACGCACTGGGCTGCTTATCATTATAAATTGCTGAACGAACTGCTGACGATGATGGGGGTTACAGTGAATTCCGTCATGACGCGGATGGAGATCCAGCGGCTGCTGCAGGACTCGCAGATTATTAATGAAGAGCTTCAGGTCCAGTCCGAGGAACTGCAGAGCCAGTCCGAGGAGATGCAGATGCAGACAGAAGAGCTGCAGAGCCAGACCCGTGAGCTGATTGCCGTGAACAAGGAGCTGGAGAACCAGAAGGCCGTTGCCGAGAACGCAGCGATTGAGCTGGAGCGTTATAATGAGCAGCTGGAGCAGAGCTCACGCTACAAAACCGAGTTCCTGGCCAACATGTCCCATGAACTGCGGACCCCGCTCAACAGTATGCTGATTCTCTCCCAGCTGCTGACGGAGAACCGGAATAACACCTTAACGGAGGAAGAACAGGGTTATGCCTCGGTCATCTACAATTCGGGCAGCGATCTGCTGAACATGATTAATGACATCCTGGATCTCTCCAAGGTGGAAGCCGGCAAAATGCATGTGGAAATGGATGCGGTGAATCTGACCGAGCTGCCAGCGCTGCTGAAGGGGTACTTCAGCAAGGTGGCCGAAGCCCAGAATGTTGCTTTCAGCGTAAGCTTGGGCAAGGAAGTCCCGGATCTGTTCTACACCGATGAGCTGCGGCTGCATCAGATCCTGCGGAATCTGCTGTCCAATGCCTTCAAATTCACGGAGCAGGGATTAGTGTCGGTAGAGATCCGGAAGCTGGACTCTTATACGGACCATAGTGTTACCGTGCAGGGGCCTGTCCTGGCCTTTGCGGTCCGCGATACCGGCATCGGAATTTCGCCTGAGAACCGGGCGCTGATCTTCGAGGCCTTCCGCCAGGCGGACGGAACAACAGCCCGCAAATACGGCGGGACGGGGCTTGGCTTATCCATCTCACTGCAGCTGGCCCGGCTGCTGGGCGGACATATCGCCCTGGAGAGTGAGGAGGGGAGAGGCAGCACCTTCACGCTGTACCTTCCCTGCCGCGAAGGAGAGCATGAGGAAGAGGGGCCGGCACCGCAATTAACTGAAGAGATGCAGACAGGTTCTGAACCCGAAGGAGAACCTGCCGGAAGCGAGGATACCTTGTCCGGGAAGGAATATGATAAGCTTCATGGCCGTACTGTGCTGATCGTAGATGATGATATGCGAAATATCTATGCACTTCGGCAGGGGCTTGCCCTATACGGAATGAACATTCTGACGGCCCAGACCGGTTATGAATGCCTGCAGATGGTCAGAGAGCAGCCGGACCTGGATATTGTACTGCTCGATATCATGATGCCTAACCTCGATGGCTATGACACCTTATCTATTATCCGCGAGGAGCTGCGGCTTACAGAACTGCCGATTATAGCGGTCTCCGCCAAGACGATGAAGGAAGATAGGGAGCGGTGCCTGTCCGCAGGAGCGACTGATTTCATCAGCAAGCCGGTGCTGCTTCAGGATGTCATCACCCGGTTGTGCCGCTGGATGCCGGAGCGCAGAAATTGA
- a CDS encoding TraR/DksA C4-type zinc finger protein: MSHLTEAELKQLKQSLEERKAGLKQHFSGDGAEDSLLGESLTLSTGELSSVDNHPADTGTETFERSRDLSINTSLSEELAEIEAALKRMEDGTYGICEASGEPIPFERLEAIPFTRYTVEHAPASRDSGERPVEEEVMTPPPAGAGQGRQEHSGRFDDAGAWDAVEDYGSASSPVTPPGQDTEEEDT; this comes from the coding sequence ATGAGCCATTTAACCGAAGCTGAACTCAAGCAGTTGAAGCAATCCCTGGAGGAACGCAAAGCCGGGCTGAAGCAGCATTTCTCCGGTGACGGAGCAGAGGACAGCCTGCTGGGCGAATCACTCACACTCTCTACGGGTGAGCTCTCTTCCGTGGATAATCACCCTGCCGATACAGGAACCGAGACCTTCGAGCGCAGCCGCGACTTGTCGATCAATACCTCGTTATCCGAAGAATTAGCGGAAATTGAAGCTGCACTCAAGCGGATGGAGGACGGGACGTACGGCATCTGTGAAGCCAGCGGCGAACCGATTCCCTTCGAACGGCTTGAAGCCATTCCCTTCACGCGCTATACCGTGGAACACGCTCCGGCCAGCCGGGATTCCGGCGAACGCCCTGTAGAAGAGGAAGTGATGACGCCGCCTCCTGCCGGTGCAGGACAGGGACGCCAGGAGCATAGCGGCCGATTTGACGATGCCGGAGCCTGGGATGCCGTGGAGGACTATGGCAGTGCAAGCTCGCCGGTCACTCCGCCCGGACAGGATACGGAAGAAGAGGATACCTGA
- a CDS encoding helix-turn-helix transcriptional regulator: MAFMIAQRAFIKVYLITMVEQHKGYGYQMLEDLRRDFKAHGYSPPQSEIYRALHELVQQGILYRTKQLKGSDPKVDFQEIVLYHFTSDGEEKARLYKKQVKTDLDRCLGILNKAVADNY; encoded by the coding sequence ATGGCGTTTATGATTGCCCAGCGGGCGTTTATAAAGGTGTATCTGATTACGATGGTGGAACAGCATAAGGGGTACGGATACCAGATGCTTGAGGATTTGCGGAGGGATTTCAAGGCCCACGGCTATTCTCCTCCCCAGAGTGAAATCTACCGCGCCCTGCATGAGCTGGTGCAGCAAGGGATACTCTACCGCACCAAGCAGCTCAAGGGGAGCGATCCCAAGGTCGATTTCCAGGAAATCGTCTTATATCATTTCACTTCTGACGGGGAGGAGAAGGCCAGGCTCTACAAAAAGCAGGTGAAGACCGACCTCGACCGCTGTCTGGGCATACTCAACAAGGCGGTAGCGGACAACTACTGA
- a CDS encoding PRD domain-containing protein codes for MARENELYRVLRVIGNNVVMVEGGKKSKEYVIIGKGIGFALKDTGVIDADDPRIEKLFRLEDREEWSQYQILLEDIDPKVMTITDEIISDISRAFPGTLNDKVYLALPSHIQFTIFRLRSGMDIVNPFLEETRMTFPKEYEIAYTAAEKISAAFGVEIPEDEVGFLTYHVYSAVSNVPVGQLVKASNLVSEMMELVRQERKITFEHGSMNHVRLVVHLRFSIERILQGSLIDNPFVKHIKKEYKDEYKLAQRMGKIMQGKLSVDVPEEEICFLAMHLHRLFQTIEKNK; via the coding sequence TTGGCGAGGGAGAACGAACTGTACCGGGTCCTGCGGGTGATCGGAAATAATGTCGTCATGGTCGAGGGCGGCAAGAAAAGCAAAGAATACGTCATTATCGGCAAGGGCATCGGATTTGCACTGAAGGATACAGGGGTCATCGATGCGGACGATCCCCGGATTGAGAAGCTGTTCCGTCTGGAGGACCGGGAGGAATGGAGCCAATATCAGATTCTGCTGGAGGATATCGATCCCAAGGTGATGACGATAACGGATGAGATTATCTCCGATATCAGCAGAGCGTTTCCCGGTACGCTTAACGACAAGGTGTATTTGGCGCTCCCCAGCCATATCCAGTTCACGATTTTTCGTCTGCGGAGCGGGATGGATATTGTCAACCCGTTCCTGGAGGAGACGCGGATGACCTTTCCCAAGGAATATGAGATCGCTTACACGGCAGCGGAGAAAATCAGTGCAGCCTTCGGGGTGGAGATCCCGGAGGATGAGGTCGGCTTCCTGACCTACCATGTCTATTCGGCGGTCAGCAATGTGCCGGTCGGCCAGCTCGTGAAGGCTTCCAACCTGGTCAGCGAGATGATGGAGCTGGTGCGCCAGGAACGCAAGATTACTTTTGAACACGGGAGTATGAATCATGTCCGGCTGGTAGTCCATTTGCGGTTCTCGATTGAACGGATTCTGCAGGGTTCGCTCATCGACAACCCGTTCGTGAAGCATATCAAGAAGGAATACAAGGATGAATACAAGCTCGCCCAGCGGATGGGCAAGATCATGCAAGGCAAGCTCAGTGTAGACGTACCTGAAGAAGAAATCTGCTTCCTCGCCATGCATCTGCACCGGTTATTCCAGACGATAGAGAAAAATAAATAG
- a CDS encoding DivIVA domain-containing protein has product MDEHMKRRLDKQRKLFSQLGITLDALTIHEKEFSMKLRGYDAEEVDTFLDSVIKDYERFYATIADLMDKWQEQQIEMKELKAAAKAATVPAPVPVIKGIDPMDLEDVIMKLEANVRQLKDRLPRTESYL; this is encoded by the coding sequence ATGGACGAACATATGAAACGCCGGCTGGATAAGCAGAGGAAGCTGTTCAGCCAGCTGGGTATTACACTTGATGCACTTACCATTCATGAGAAGGAATTCAGCATGAAGCTGCGCGGATATGATGCCGAGGAGGTGGACACCTTCCTTGACAGCGTAATTAAGGATTACGAGCGCTTCTATGCTACCATTGCCGATCTGATGGATAAGTGGCAGGAGCAGCAGATTGAGATGAAGGAATTGAAGGCGGCGGCCAAGGCGGCAACCGTGCCTGCTCCAGTTCCGGTCATCAAGGGGATTGATCCGATGGATCTGGAGGATGTCATTATGAAGCTGGAGGCGAATGTCCGGCAGCTCAAGGACCGTCTGCCCCGCACTGAGAGCTATTTATAA